Proteins encoded by one window of Bacteroidota bacterium:
- a CDS encoding N-glycosylase/DNA lyase: MFATRRSAIRSRLADFANVPRHEYFYELVYCLLTPQSSAVNAGRAVLALRESDLQNRAFDPEPLLHREDYYIRFHKTKAKSLLEIREKYGIVAQHLSNGSTSVELREWLVKNVRGMGWKEASHFLRNVGHRDLAILDRHILKNLVRFGVIRRIPVSLTPKRYKAIEKRFLAFARDIEISMDELDLLFWSMETGEILK, translated from the coding sequence ATGTTCGCAACACGGCGATCTGCGATCCGGAGCCGGCTTGCCGATTTCGCGAACGTACCCCGGCACGAGTATTTCTACGAACTCGTCTATTGCCTCCTCACTCCCCAATCGAGCGCGGTGAATGCGGGAAGAGCGGTGCTGGCGCTTCGGGAATCCGACCTTCAAAACCGTGCGTTCGACCCGGAGCCGCTTCTCCACCGGGAAGACTATTATATCCGCTTTCACAAGACCAAGGCGAAAAGCCTTCTCGAGATCAGAGAGAAGTACGGGATCGTGGCACAGCATCTCTCGAACGGGAGTACGAGCGTCGAACTCCGGGAATGGCTCGTGAAGAATGTGCGGGGCATGGGATGGAAAGAGGCTTCGCATTTTTTGCGGAACGTGGGGCACCGTGATTTGGCGATCCTCGACCGGCATATCCTGAAAAACCTCGTCCGATTCGGGGTGATCCGCCGCATTCCCGTCAGTCTCACGCCCAAGAGATACAAGGCGATAGAGAAACGGTTCCTGGCCTTTGCGCGCGACATCGAAATCTCAATGGATGAATTGGATCTCCTTTTCTGGAGCATGGAAACGGGAGAAATATTAAAATGA
- a CDS encoding A/G-specific adenine glycosylase: MQWYRRNGRSFLWRRTTDPYTILVSEIMLQQTQAARVEEKLPGFLKYYPTLGALAKSTTGDVIRAWRGMGYNNRAVRLRDLAREVVDDHRGRLPEDPEQLDLLPGIGRYTAHAVACFAFRKSVPVVDVNIHRLFSRLFWRMKDSSERKDPEAVWDLAGRIIPRDAWSWNQSVMELGSTICTAGKPGCARCPVREYCSSAHLEVAPLRRAKVHVGKPEPSYNGIPRRLWRGRMVEALRNTNGGRSMSLHELGKAIKPDFAPQEVGWLTELVDRLTEDGIVLAVRSPGNLRVSLSNE, encoded by the coding sequence TTGCAATGGTACCGTCGGAACGGCCGGAGTTTTCTCTGGCGGCGCACGACCGACCCCTACACGATCCTCGTCTCGGAAATCATGCTGCAGCAGACGCAGGCTGCCCGTGTCGAGGAAAAACTGCCGGGATTTTTGAAGTACTATCCGACGCTCGGCGCGCTCGCAAAGTCCACTACGGGAGATGTGATTCGCGCATGGCGCGGGATGGGTTATAACAATCGGGCCGTCCGCCTCCGCGATCTTGCGCGTGAAGTCGTCGATGATCACCGGGGCCGGTTGCCGGAGGATCCTGAACAACTCGACCTGCTTCCGGGAATCGGCCGGTATACGGCTCACGCGGTGGCCTGTTTTGCATTCCGAAAGAGTGTTCCTGTCGTGGATGTGAATATACACCGCCTGTTCTCACGTCTCTTCTGGCGGATGAAGGATTCGTCGGAGCGGAAAGACCCGGAGGCCGTCTGGGACCTCGCAGGGCGAATCATACCCCGGGATGCCTGGTCCTGGAACCAGTCGGTTATGGAGCTCGGATCGACAATCTGCACTGCGGGAAAGCCCGGATGCGCCCGCTGCCCTGTGAGGGAGTATTGCTCATCCGCCCATCTGGAAGTAGCACCTCTCCGGCGGGCAAAAGTTCATGTGGGAAAGCCCGAGCCGTCGTACAATGGAATTCCACGGCGGCTCTGGCGGGGCAGAATGGTCGAGGCGTTGCGCAATACAAACGGGGGGCGGTCAATGTCCCTCCATGAACTGGGAAAAGCAATTAAACCCGATTTCGCTCCGCAGGAAGTTGGCTGGTTGACAGAACTGGTCGACCGGCTCACGGAAGACGGAATCGTTCTGGCCGTCCGGTCACCGGGCAATTTGAGAGTCTCACTGTCGAACGAATGA
- a CDS encoding (deoxy)nucleoside triphosphate pyrophosphohydrolase, giving the protein MAVGIILQNGSTSHSRRVLLCQRTQTARYALKWEFPGGKLENNEPLEECLRRELREELGIAAEIGTLFHHQQAVYPDSGSYHVFYYLVKGFSGEIVNKVFARWQWVPLTELEQYDILEGNRDVVRKLADHFGPA; this is encoded by the coding sequence GTGGCGGTCGGCATTATCCTCCAGAACGGATCGACATCCCATTCCCGCCGCGTACTCCTCTGCCAGCGGACTCAAACCGCCAGATATGCGCTCAAGTGGGAGTTCCCGGGGGGCAAACTCGAGAATAACGAGCCCCTAGAAGAGTGCCTGCGGCGGGAGCTGCGCGAGGAACTGGGCATCGCCGCTGAGATCGGAACCCTTTTCCATCACCAGCAGGCGGTCTACCCCGACAGCGGCTCCTATCACGTCTTTTACTATCTCGTCAAGGGCTTCTCCGGAGAGATTGTCAACAAAGTCTTCGCGCGGTGGCAGTGGGTTCCACTGACGGAGCTCGAGCAGTATGACATTCTCGAGGGCAACCGGGACGTAGTCCGAAAATTGGCCGATCACTTTGGCCCCGCGTAG
- the thyX gene encoding FAD-dependent thymidylate synthase codes for MGHVTNPLAEQIMDKEFKCLNAGFVRLVDYMGGDESIVQAARVSYGKGTKSVNEDRGLIRYLMRHMHTTPFEMVELKFHIKLPIFVARQWIRHRTANVNEYSGRYSVMKDEFYIPEPVAIHRQSRRNKQGRGDEVPAELREKVLEILVSAQGKTYGQYSKMLEDDIARELARIHLPLSLYTEWYWKIDLHNLFHFLHLRMDAHAQYEIRIYGEAVAEITKKIVPVAWEAFEDYVLKAGRFSRLELDVLLGKVDTSCLTAEYLETKGLKGREAEEFLEKLKGMEKEVGSRSL; via the coding sequence ATGGGTCATGTAACCAATCCGCTCGCTGAACAGATCATGGACAAGGAGTTCAAATGCCTCAACGCGGGCTTTGTCCGCCTCGTCGACTATATGGGCGGAGACGAATCGATCGTGCAGGCGGCCCGCGTCTCCTACGGGAAGGGGACGAAGAGCGTCAACGAAGACCGGGGATTGATCCGGTACCTGATGCGCCACATGCACACCACTCCCTTCGAGATGGTCGAGCTGAAATTCCACATCAAGCTTCCGATCTTTGTGGCGCGCCAGTGGATCAGGCACAGGACCGCGAATGTCAACGAGTATTCCGGCCGGTATTCAGTGATGAAGGATGAGTTCTATATTCCGGAGCCGGTTGCGATCCACCGGCAGAGCCGGCGGAACAAGCAGGGACGCGGCGACGAGGTCCCGGCGGAGCTTCGCGAGAAGGTGCTCGAGATTCTCGTTTCCGCCCAGGGTAAAACGTACGGGCAGTATTCGAAGATGCTTGAGGACGATATCGCGCGGGAGCTCGCACGGATCCATCTTCCCCTTTCACTCTATACGGAGTGGTACTGGAAGATCGATCTTCACAACCTGTTCCACTTTCTTCATCTCCGGATGGATGCGCACGCGCAGTATGAAATCCGGATTTACGGTGAGGCGGTAGCTGAGATCACGAAGAAAATCGTGCCCGTGGCATGGGAAGCGTTCGAGGATTACGTCCTGAAAGCAGGAAGATTCTCCCGGCTGGAGCTTGATGTGCTTCTGGGAAAGGTCGATACCTCCTGCCTGACGGCTGAATACCTCGAAACGAAGGGATTAAAAGGGAGGGAAGCGGAGGAGTTCCTGGAGAAGCTCAAAGGGATGGAGAAGGAGGTTGGTAGCCGCAGCCTTTAG
- the arfB gene encoding alternative ribosome rescue aminoacyl-tRNA hydrolase ArfB, producing the protein MDTIITINDRLEIPYSELSFRFARSGGHGGQNVNKVETKVELLFDVGRSPSLSEAQRRHIMTRLQSRIDSDGVLKIVEQDSRSQWRNRVEAMERFKELIGAALKPVKKRVPTKIPRQDREKRLEAKKRRGRLKQLRKYVE; encoded by the coding sequence ATGGACACTATCATCACCATAAACGACCGGCTGGAGATTCCGTACTCGGAATTGAGCTTCAGATTTGCGCGGAGCGGGGGGCACGGCGGTCAGAACGTGAACAAGGTCGAAACGAAGGTCGAGCTGCTGTTCGATGTGGGGCGCTCGCCGAGCCTTTCCGAGGCTCAGCGCCGGCACATCATGACAAGGTTACAATCCCGTATAGACTCTGACGGGGTATTGAAGATCGTGGAACAGGATTCCCGCAGCCAGTGGCGAAACCGCGTGGAGGCGATGGAACGGTTCAAGGAATTGATCGGCGCAGCACTGAAACCGGTGAAGAAGAGAGTTCCCACGAAGATTCCCAGGCAGGACAGAGAGAAACGTCTCGAAGCGAAGAAACGGCGGGGAAGGCTGAAGCAACTTCGGAAATACGTAGAATAG